In one window of Kitasatospora sp. MMS16-BH015 DNA:
- a CDS encoding sensor histidine kinase: protein MTTTQWFCTAAGALAALSVLAAARYHAVATTLRGRLAECEQESAVLREQLREEGARRGAESAAILHEQELNASTQRAFLSVARRILVMAHDQQAGLDEMERTHDDPALLEGLLKADHAAAQQARLAQTLAVLCGARAGRHWPEPVALEDVVRGAQSRILPFQRVVVRSRIETAVIGAAAEALIHAVAELLDNATRYSPPSTQVFVTLMPVHNGAVIEIDDGGVGMPEHAVEKAATALAGGSTLEVSRLGEVPQLGLAAVGRLAEQYGFRATLSSAPSPYGGVRVVVLLPHALLTDPLPGNLPPAHEEYGSPVVPHRGRPAVESPELPVRPRRAAHAREPQREYEPGGHREAQVPSQPAPAGPPPATGALPRRTNRRGVTPPPTQDFGGAPVPPRSARDAQTFMALFQAGTASGRSAARQPYDDAPPVPPLAPGEFHDPQS from the coding sequence GTGACGACGACTCAGTGGTTCTGCACCGCCGCCGGTGCGCTCGCCGCCCTCTCGGTGCTGGCCGCCGCCCGCTACCACGCGGTCGCCACCACCCTGCGCGGCCGGCTGGCCGAGTGCGAGCAGGAGAGCGCCGTCCTGCGCGAGCAGCTGCGCGAGGAGGGGGCCCGGCGCGGCGCCGAGAGCGCCGCCATCCTGCACGAGCAGGAGCTCAACGCCTCCACCCAGCGCGCCTTCCTCAGCGTGGCCCGCCGGATCCTGGTGATGGCCCACGACCAGCAGGCCGGGCTGGACGAGATGGAGCGCACCCACGACGACCCGGCGCTGCTCGAGGGCCTGCTCAAGGCCGACCACGCCGCCGCCCAGCAGGCCCGGCTGGCCCAGACCCTGGCCGTGCTCTGCGGCGCCCGGGCCGGGCGGCACTGGCCCGAGCCGGTCGCGCTGGAGGACGTGGTGCGCGGGGCGCAGTCGCGGATCCTGCCGTTCCAGCGGGTGGTGGTGCGCAGCCGGATCGAGACCGCCGTGATCGGCGCCGCCGCCGAGGCGCTGATCCACGCCGTGGCCGAGCTGCTGGACAACGCCACCCGCTACTCGCCGCCCTCCACCCAGGTGTTCGTGACGCTGATGCCGGTGCACAACGGCGCGGTGATCGAGATCGACGACGGCGGGGTCGGCATGCCCGAGCACGCCGTGGAGAAGGCCGCCACCGCGCTGGCCGGCGGCAGCACCCTGGAGGTCTCCCGGCTAGGCGAGGTGCCGCAGCTGGGCCTGGCCGCCGTCGGCCGGCTCGCCGAGCAGTACGGCTTCCGGGCCACCCTGAGCTCCGCCCCCTCGCCCTACGGCGGGGTGCGGGTGGTGGTGCTGCTGCCACACGCGCTGCTCACCGACCCGCTGCCGGGCAACCTGCCGCCCGCGCACGAGGAGTACGGCTCCCCGGTGGTGCCGCACCGCGGCCGCCCGGCCGTGGAGAGCCCCGAGCTGCCGGTCCGCCCGCGCCGCGCGGCGCACGCCCGCGAGCCGCAGCGGGAGTACGAGCCGGGTGGCCACCGGGAGGCCCAGGTGCCGTCGCAGCCCGCCCCCGCCGGGCCGCCGCCGGCCACCGGGGCGCTGCCCCGCCGCACCAACCGCCGGGGCGTGACGCCCCCGCCCACCCAGGACTTCGGCGGTGCCCCCGTACCGCCGCGCTCGGCCCGGGACGCGCAGACCTTCATGGCGCTCTTCCAGGCCGGCACCGCCAGCGGCCGTTCCGCCGCCCGGCAGCCGTACGACGACGCTCCCCCCGTCCCTCCCCTGGCCCCCGGAGAATTCCATGACCCCCAGTCCTGA
- a CDS encoding SpoIIE family protein phosphatase, with translation MDLSSPWLPPEDGAGGPSPRTAMRCVRLLLRCNSAAELLGTILAEGPAWITGEGSALYLVDGDGMLRLAASHGLPDWAHERYTLVDPASDLPAALAVRKRGPVLLSPEQTSADYPDAKAGRGTGLVALATLPLLVDGATVGSLAVALAHRGTVPHRDIDVLETLAEAVAHRLAHLIDHVQSSDRPPPGVRTAQPAGPQPLLSLAVRASGVGAFERDLVTGETVWDARSYEIFGRPAPADPAAAVVPDFADLVHPEDLPDLQAGMAEALAEGGAYRLSYRVVRGDGSVVPVEETGEVMLDLHGRPVRVAGLFGDRHRAGRAATGGGPAPEVAGARSALLLALTRTLSRAVTVRDVTTALTDIARPALGAASVVLDLVEEGRLLPVSHTVYGGPYRSELSRLHDLSAGVMRHSLTRATPLFSEPGQTGGGGPLAPAAWAVLPLVASGRQVGSCLITFATARVFSREDRTMYSSFAGILAQSLERARLYDTHHHRATELQRAMLPRRLPRLPGVTSAARYLPSTEGMQIGGDWYDLLRLPDGLVGLVIGDVQGHNAEASAVMGQLRSGLRAYATDGHDPAATLARTSRLLAELDTDLFATCLYLTLDPATGELRGARAGHPPPVRIAEGAATELELPGGPPLGVDPEGSYPLVTGGLGPGETLLVYTDGLVEDRREDYEESVQRMLGGLALWTRRADPADHEAAGLEQLADLLTLNVTERRHQPDDVALLLLHRIAPAG, from the coding sequence ATGGATCTGTCCTCGCCATGGCTGCCGCCGGAGGACGGGGCGGGCGGGCCCTCGCCTCGGACGGCGATGCGGTGCGTGCGGCTGCTGTTGCGGTGCAACAGTGCGGCGGAGTTGCTGGGGACGATCCTGGCGGAGGGGCCGGCCTGGATCACCGGGGAGGGGTCGGCGCTGTACCTGGTGGACGGGGACGGGATGCTGCGGCTCGCGGCCTCGCACGGGCTGCCGGACTGGGCGCACGAGCGGTACACCCTGGTCGACCCGGCCAGTGATCTGCCGGCCGCGCTGGCGGTGCGCAAGCGCGGGCCGGTGCTGCTCAGCCCGGAGCAGACCAGCGCGGACTATCCGGACGCCAAGGCGGGGCGCGGGACGGGGCTGGTGGCGCTGGCCACGCTGCCGCTGCTGGTGGACGGCGCCACCGTCGGGTCGCTGGCGGTGGCGCTGGCGCACCGGGGGACGGTGCCGCACCGGGACATCGACGTGCTGGAGACGCTGGCCGAGGCGGTGGCCCACCGCCTGGCGCACCTGATCGACCACGTGCAGAGCAGCGACCGCCCGCCGCCGGGGGTCCGGACGGCCCAGCCGGCCGGGCCGCAGCCGCTGCTGTCGCTGGCCGTGCGGGCCTCGGGGGTGGGGGCGTTCGAGCGGGATCTGGTGACCGGGGAGACCGTCTGGGACGCCCGGTCGTACGAGATCTTCGGGCGGCCGGCCCCGGCCGATCCGGCGGCGGCGGTGGTGCCGGACTTCGCCGATCTGGTGCACCCGGAGGACCTGCCGGACCTGCAGGCCGGGATGGCCGAGGCGCTGGCCGAGGGTGGGGCGTACCGGCTCAGCTACCGGGTGGTGCGCGGGGACGGCTCGGTGGTGCCGGTGGAGGAGACCGGCGAGGTGATGCTGGACCTGCACGGGCGGCCGGTGCGGGTGGCCGGGCTGTTCGGGGACCGGCACCGGGCCGGTCGGGCGGCGACCGGGGGCGGGCCGGCCCCGGAGGTGGCCGGGGCGCGGTCGGCGCTGCTGCTCGCGCTGACCAGGACGCTGTCGCGGGCGGTCACCGTGCGGGACGTGACCACCGCGCTGACCGACATAGCCCGGCCGGCGCTCGGGGCGGCGAGCGTGGTGCTCGACCTGGTGGAAGAGGGCCGGCTGCTGCCGGTCTCGCACACCGTCTACGGCGGCCCGTACCGCAGCGAGTTGAGCCGGCTGCACGACCTCTCGGCCGGGGTGATGCGGCACTCGCTGACCCGGGCCACCCCGCTGTTCAGCGAGCCAGGGCAGACCGGGGGCGGCGGTCCGCTGGCCCCGGCGGCCTGGGCGGTGCTGCCGCTGGTCGCCTCCGGGCGGCAGGTCGGGTCCTGCCTGATCACCTTCGCCACCGCGCGGGTGTTCAGCCGGGAGGACCGCACCATGTACTCCTCCTTCGCGGGCATCCTGGCGCAGTCGCTGGAGCGGGCCCGGCTGTACGACACCCACCACCACCGGGCCACCGAGCTGCAGCGGGCGATGCTGCCGCGCCGGCTGCCCCGGCTGCCGGGGGTGACCAGCGCCGCGCGGTACCTGCCGAGCACCGAGGGGATGCAGATCGGCGGCGACTGGTACGACCTGCTGCGGCTGCCCGACGGGCTGGTGGGGCTGGTGATCGGGGACGTGCAGGGGCACAACGCCGAGGCCAGCGCGGTGATGGGCCAGCTCCGCAGCGGGCTGCGGGCGTACGCGACCGACGGGCACGACCCGGCGGCCACGCTGGCCCGGACCAGCCGGCTGCTGGCCGAGCTGGACACCGACCTTTTCGCCACCTGTCTCTACCTGACGCTGGATCCGGCCACCGGGGAGTTGCGCGGGGCCCGGGCCGGGCACCCGCCGCCGGTGCGGATCGCGGAGGGCGCCGCCACCGAGCTGGAGCTGCCCGGCGGGCCGCCGCTCGGGGTCGACCCCGAGGGCTCGTACCCGCTGGTGACGGGCGGGTTGGGGCCGGGCGAGACGCTGCTGGTGTACACGGACGGCCTGGTCGAGGACCGGCGGGAGGACTACGAGGAGTCGGTGCAGCGGATGCTCGGCGGGCTCGCGCTGTGGACCCGGCGGGCCGATCCGGCCGACCACGAGGCGGCCGGACTGGAGCAGTTGGCCGACCTGCTGACCCTGAACGTGACCGAGCGGCGGCACCAGCCGGACGACGTCGCGCTGCTGCTCCTGCACCGGATCGCCCCGGCGGGCTGA
- a CDS encoding PP2C family protein-serine/threonine phosphatase — protein MPAVTTVARQVREGLRRGSLGRWLSRLLDGETRAEREAVGVLTAVAGLLTWLAIRWPDYCPPSMLVFPLICGGFVLHTRRQLALLVPVTVGLMLDIFLRTPYGLRPGSAAVVIATAGLVLLTSRYRTRLGLRGTRGDSMLVELSERTRALGRLPEQLLDWRFDRALAPVSGAFFSGDFLLASHRADRDLLEVVLVDVSGKGSRAAARSMHLSGALAMLLGSVPAESFLPRANDYLCRLDWEDEFATAVHLALRPSSGEYRLFHAGHPPAAHYHRALGGSWQLREAGGPALGILPGASFPAAGGQLDHGDALLLYSDGLVEVPGEDIDEGIGRLLGAAAPLLRAGAADSAAELLRRVAPDVADDRTVVVVRRLGAGS, from the coding sequence GTGCCCGCAGTCACGACGGTGGCTCGGCAGGTGCGGGAGGGGTTGCGGCGGGGGTCGCTCGGCCGGTGGCTGAGCCGACTGCTCGACGGGGAGACCCGGGCCGAACGCGAGGCCGTCGGTGTGCTCACGGCCGTGGCCGGCCTGCTGACCTGGCTGGCGATCCGCTGGCCCGACTACTGCCCGCCCTCGATGCTGGTCTTCCCGCTGATCTGCGGGGGCTTCGTGCTGCACACCCGGCGGCAGCTCGCGCTGCTCGTACCGGTGACGGTCGGGCTGATGCTGGACATCTTCCTGCGCACCCCGTACGGGCTGCGGCCCGGCTCCGCCGCCGTGGTCATCGCCACCGCCGGCCTGGTGCTGCTCACCTCGCGCTACCGCACCCGGCTGGGCCTGCGCGGCACCCGGGGCGACTCGATGCTGGTCGAACTCTCCGAACGGACCCGGGCACTCGGCCGGCTCCCCGAACAGCTCCTCGACTGGCGCTTCGACCGGGCCCTGGCCCCCGTCAGCGGCGCCTTCTTCTCCGGCGACTTCCTGCTCGCCTCGCACCGGGCCGACCGCGACCTCCTGGAGGTCGTCCTGGTGGACGTCTCCGGCAAGGGCAGCCGGGCCGCCGCGCGGTCGATGCACCTCTCCGGCGCCCTGGCCATGCTGCTCGGCTCGGTGCCCGCCGAATCCTTCCTCCCCCGGGCCAACGACTACCTCTGCCGCCTGGACTGGGAGGACGAGTTCGCCACCGCCGTCCACCTGGCCCTGCGGCCCTCCAGCGGCGAGTACCGCCTCTTCCACGCCGGCCACCCCCCGGCCGCCCACTACCACCGCGCCCTCGGCGGCAGCTGGCAGCTCCGCGAGGCGGGCGGCCCCGCCCTGGGCATCCTGCCCGGCGCCTCCTTCCCGGCGGCGGGCGGTCAGCTGGACCACGGGGATGCACTCCTGCTCTACAGCGACGGGCTGGTGGAGGTGCCCGGGGAGGACATCGACGAGGGGATCGGGCGCCTGCTCGGTGCGGCGGCGCCGCTGCTCCGGGCCGGGGCGGCCGACTCGGCGGCGGAGTTGCTGCGGCGGGTGGCGCCGGACGTGGCGGACGACCGGACGGTGGTCGTGGTCCGACGGCTCGGGGCGGGCAGCTGA
- a CDS encoding TetR/AcrR family transcriptional regulator produces the protein MPRAGLTPQAVVDHAIDLVDVQGAEALTLAAVAAKAGVATPSLYKHVPGGLPELRRLVAVRVTTELATALGEAVLGRSRDVAVAALLDAYLDYAERHPYRYGALPQAPQDDAELREAAARLVGVIIAVLRGYGLAGEEAVHAARTVRSVAHGFAALTAGGAFQLAADLAVTRERLTRVLTEGLRSWPPAEAPAPAEAH, from the coding sequence ATGCCGCGCGCCGGACTCACCCCGCAGGCCGTGGTCGACCACGCGATCGACCTGGTCGACGTCCAGGGCGCCGAGGCCCTGACCCTGGCCGCCGTGGCCGCCAAGGCCGGGGTCGCCACCCCTTCGCTGTACAAGCACGTACCGGGCGGCCTGCCCGAGCTGCGCCGCCTGGTCGCCGTCCGGGTCACCACCGAACTGGCCACCGCCCTCGGCGAGGCCGTGCTCGGCCGCAGCCGGGACGTGGCGGTGGCCGCCCTGCTCGACGCCTACCTCGACTACGCCGAGCGCCACCCGTACCGGTACGGCGCGCTGCCGCAGGCCCCGCAGGACGACGCCGAGCTCCGCGAGGCCGCCGCCCGGCTGGTCGGCGTGATCATCGCGGTGCTGCGCGGCTACGGCCTGGCCGGCGAGGAGGCGGTGCACGCCGCCCGGACGGTCCGCTCGGTGGCGCACGGCTTCGCGGCCCTGACGGCCGGTGGGGCCTTCCAGCTGGCGGCGGACCTCGCGGTGACCCGGGAGCGGCTGACCCGGGTGCTGACGGAGGGTCTGCGGAGCTGGCCACCGGCCGAAGCCCCAGCCCCGGCCGAGGCGCACTGA
- a CDS encoding alpha/beta fold hydrolase, with product MNATATTATRYLELPGGRIAFDDEGTGSAVLLLPGMLDSRHAYRHLRPLLLAAGHRVVAMDLRGFGESSIEWADYSPAAIAEDALALLSHLGIERATLVGSSYTAASVVKAAGLAPERVAGIALIDGFIENLSPNALQRGMVKALGHAVLRFPSLWGLYLRKTAFGQAKPADLDAYAAGLVASLRTPGRATATRGYVFGDSAPVGWSAAVECPALVVMGEQDPDFPSPAAVAQRQAEALNARQVLIPGAGHYPMAEDPQATAAALLPFLAEVAAAEAAAVKAA from the coding sequence ATGAACGCCACCGCCACCACCGCCACCCGGTACCTGGAGCTGCCCGGCGGGCGGATCGCCTTCGACGACGAGGGCACCGGCAGCGCCGTCCTGCTGCTGCCGGGCATGCTCGACTCCCGGCACGCCTACCGGCACCTGCGGCCGCTGCTGCTGGCCGCCGGGCACCGGGTGGTCGCCATGGACCTGCGCGGGTTCGGCGAGTCCTCGATCGAGTGGGCGGACTACTCCCCCGCCGCGATCGCCGAGGACGCGCTCGCCCTGCTGAGCCACCTCGGGATCGAGCGGGCCACCCTGGTCGGCAGCTCCTACACCGCCGCCTCGGTGGTCAAGGCCGCCGGGCTGGCGCCCGAGCGGGTGGCCGGCATCGCGCTGATCGACGGCTTCATCGAGAACCTGTCGCCGAACGCCCTCCAGCGCGGGATGGTCAAGGCGCTCGGCCACGCGGTGCTCCGCTTCCCGAGCCTCTGGGGCCTCTACCTGCGCAAGACCGCCTTCGGCCAGGCCAAGCCCGCCGACCTGGACGCCTACGCGGCCGGCCTGGTGGCCAGCCTGCGCACCCCCGGCCGGGCCACCGCCACCCGGGGCTACGTGTTCGGCGACTCCGCGCCGGTCGGCTGGAGCGCGGCCGTCGAGTGCCCGGCCCTGGTGGTCATGGGCGAGCAGGACCCCGACTTCCCCTCCCCCGCCGCCGTCGCCCAGCGGCAGGCCGAGGCGCTGAACGCCCGCCAGGTGCTGATCCCCGGTGCCGGCCACTACCCGATGGCCGAGGACCCGCAGGCCACCGCCGCCGCGCTGCTGCCCTTCCTGGCCGAGGTGGCCGCCGCCGAGGCCGCAGCCGTGAAGGCCGCCTGA
- a CDS encoding 4-oxalocrotonate tautomerase family protein → MPFINVKQLSGRTDEQNAEITRELTAAYARITGVSPENIWVAIEEIPATHWSSGGVTYAAKRAAEAQQ, encoded by the coding sequence ATGCCGTTCATCAACGTCAAGCAGCTCTCCGGCCGGACCGACGAGCAGAACGCGGAGATCACCCGCGAACTCACCGCCGCCTACGCCCGGATCACCGGGGTCTCGCCGGAGAACATCTGGGTGGCCATCGAGGAGATCCCGGCCACCCACTGGTCCTCGGGCGGTGTCACCTACGCGGCCAAGCGGGCCGCGGAGGCGCAGCAGTAG
- a CDS encoding YiaA/YiaB family inner membrane protein translates to MNTPVPGRTTNAYYIQAILSFGLASAALAIGIAYLPVSAWVRGFLAVGLLYEITSAFTLAKVIRDRQEDGAIVTRVDQARLDKLLAEHDPFRVDAP, encoded by the coding sequence ATGAACACACCAGTGCCCGGCCGGACCACCAACGCCTACTACATCCAGGCGATCCTCTCCTTCGGGCTCGCCTCGGCGGCCCTGGCGATCGGGATCGCCTACCTGCCCGTCAGCGCCTGGGTGCGGGGCTTCCTCGCCGTCGGCCTGCTCTACGAGATCACCTCGGCCTTCACGCTGGCCAAGGTGATCCGCGACCGCCAGGAGGACGGCGCGATCGTCACCCGGGTCGACCAGGCCAGGCTCGACAAGCTGCTCGCCGAGCACGACCCGTTCCGGGTGGACGCCCCGTGA
- a CDS encoding M23 family metallopeptidase, with protein MASTHSPAGPATQLLDGPTVLPPLGDEVARHRMPRQARTGGPLLGVTAMAASLGATGFAAAGPAAAAPLPAAPVTTPDAATEDSTELTLSADPGLALAARIQQQADGQRTAAEETARVVAAQEAEAKRAAQQAEARAETERTAVTLPVAGYTLTAHYGQAGSYWSHLHTGLDFAAPTGTPAVAVAAGTVTSAGWAGAYGYRVVLTLPDGTELWYCHLSAITTTAGPVTPGTQLGRVGATGNVTGPHLHLEVRPAAGAPIDPLPWLHARGLQP; from the coding sequence TTGGCGTCGACGCACTCCCCCGCAGGCCCGGCCACCCAGCTGCTGGACGGCCCCACCGTGCTGCCGCCCCTCGGAGACGAGGTGGCCAGGCATCGGATGCCCCGCCAGGCCCGTACCGGCGGCCCGCTGCTCGGCGTCACCGCGATGGCCGCCTCGCTCGGCGCCACCGGTTTCGCCGCGGCCGGCCCGGCCGCCGCCGCGCCGCTCCCCGCCGCCCCGGTGACCACCCCCGACGCGGCCACCGAGGACTCCACCGAGCTCACCCTCTCGGCCGACCCGGGCCTGGCCCTCGCCGCCCGGATCCAGCAGCAGGCCGACGGCCAGCGCACCGCCGCGGAGGAGACCGCCCGGGTGGTTGCCGCCCAGGAGGCCGAGGCCAAGCGGGCCGCCCAGCAGGCCGAGGCCCGGGCCGAGACCGAGCGCACCGCCGTGACCCTCCCGGTCGCCGGCTACACCCTCACCGCCCACTACGGTCAGGCCGGTTCCTACTGGTCGCACCTGCACACCGGCCTCGACTTCGCCGCCCCGACCGGCACCCCGGCCGTGGCCGTCGCCGCGGGCACCGTCACCTCGGCGGGCTGGGCCGGCGCCTACGGCTACCGGGTCGTCCTGACCCTCCCCGACGGCACCGAGCTCTGGTACTGCCACCTCTCCGCCATCACCACCACCGCCGGCCCCGTCACCCCGGGCACCCAGCTCGGCCGGGTCGGCGCCACCGGCAATGTCACCGGCCCCCACCTCCACCTGGAGGTCCGTCCGGCCGCCGGTGCCCCGATCGACCCGCTGCCCTGGCTCCACGCCCGCGGCCTCCAGCCCTGA
- a CDS encoding GNAT family N-acetyltransferase: MQPEPTPAQPPHPAPAEPAPLPEPGPLLEPAPLPEPAPAAPAVPLTPVRLTGPRLAIREFHHTPEDVDALHAVFGDPETARYLPFEPRDRETCADQISLYLDEAEAEPRTVYRLAVTLLAEGEPEYAVPIGNLALGLEGDRAAFLGYALRRDTWGRGYAGEITALACDFAFGPLGLHRLWARVDPDNTASSRVLTRAGFQLEGRIRHDLHLGGRWHDAFQYSLLEDEWQAGAWRTGEQPPARG, encoded by the coding sequence ATGCAGCCCGAACCCACCCCGGCGCAGCCCCCGCACCCCGCCCCGGCCGAGCCCGCTCCGCTCCCTGAGCCCGGTCCGCTCCTTGAGCCCGCTCCGCTTCCTGAGCCCGCTCCGGCCGCTCCGGCCGTCCCGCTCACGCCGGTGCGGCTCACCGGGCCCCGGTTGGCGATCCGCGAGTTCCACCACACGCCCGAGGACGTGGACGCCCTGCACGCCGTCTTCGGCGATCCGGAGACGGCCCGCTACCTCCCCTTCGAGCCGCGCGACCGCGAGACCTGCGCCGACCAGATCTCCCTCTACCTGGACGAGGCCGAGGCCGAACCCCGCACGGTCTACCGCCTCGCCGTCACCCTGCTGGCCGAGGGCGAGCCCGAGTACGCGGTACCGATCGGCAACCTCGCCCTCGGTCTGGAGGGCGACCGGGCCGCCTTCCTCGGCTACGCGCTGCGCCGCGACACCTGGGGGCGCGGCTACGCCGGCGAGATCACCGCCCTGGCCTGCGACTTCGCCTTCGGCCCGCTCGGCCTGCACCGCCTCTGGGCCCGGGTCGACCCGGACAACACCGCCTCCTCCCGCGTCCTCACCCGGGCCGGCTTCCAGCTGGAGGGCCGGATCCGGCACGACCTCCACCTCGGCGGCCGCTGGCACGACGCGTTCCAGTACTCCCTGCTGGAGGACGAGTGGCAGGCCGGTGCCTGGCGCACCGGGGAGCAGCCACCCGCTCGGGGGTAG